Proteins encoded by one window of Conger conger chromosome 1, fConCon1.1, whole genome shotgun sequence:
- the LOC133108958 gene encoding engulfment and cell motility protein 1-like, giving the protein MNQEDFQSRPVLELREKIQPEIVELIKQQRLNRLCEGTCFRKISTRRRQDKFWYCRLSPNHKVLHYGDLEENPQAEVPHDSLQEKLPVADIKAVVTGKDCPHMKEKGALKQNKELLELAFSLLYESDEYLNFIAPDKHEYSVWMDGLNALLGKEMTSDLTKSDLDTLLSMEMKLRLLDLENIQIPEAPPPIPKEPSSYDFVYDCN; this is encoded by the exons ATGAACCAGGAAGACTTCCAGTCTCGTCCCGTCCT GGAGCTACGAGAGAAAATCCAGCCTGAGATAGTGGAGCtgatcaaacagcagaggcTGAACCGCCTGTGTGAAGGGACCTGCTTCCGCAAGATCAGCACCAGAAGGAGGCAAG ATAAGTTCTGGTACTGTCGTCTGTCACCCAATCACAAGGTCCTGCATTACGGGGACTTGGAAGAGAACCCCCAGGCTGAAGTACCCCATGACTCCCTGCAGGAAAAGC TACCAGTGGCTGATATCAAAGCGGTTGTGACTGGAAAGGACTGCCCTCACATGAAGGAGAAGGGGGCCCTCAAGCAGAATAAG GAGTTGCTGGAGCTGGCCTTCTCTCTGCTTTATGAGTCAGACGAGTATTTGAACTTCATCGCTCCTGACAAGCATGAG TACTCTGTGTGGATGGATGGGCTCAATGCCCTTCTTGGGAAGGAGATGACCAGTGACCTCACCAAGTCTGACCTGGACACACTGCTCAGTATGGAAATGAAGCTCCGCCTCCTGGACCTCGAGAACATTCAGATCCCAGAGGCCCCGCCCCCAATTCCAAAGGAGCCGAGCAGCTATGACTTTGTTTATGACTGTAACTGA